From the Mycobacterium noviomagense genome, the window GTCCGCTTCGCCGGCGCCTTCACCTTCCAGTACTCCAAGCGCCCCGGCACACCGGCCGCCGACCTCGACGGGCAGCTGCCGAAAGACGTTGTGCAAGCGCGCTACCAACGGCTGGTGGCCTTACAGGAGCGGATCGCGCTGGAGGAAAACCGCGCCCAGATCGGCAACACCGTCGAACTGCTCGTCGCCTCCGGCGAAGGCCGCAAGGACAGTCGCACCGAACGGATGAGCGGGCGGGCCCGCGACGGCCGGCTCGTGCACTTCGCACCCGGCGGTCAGCGGGTGCGTCCCGGCGACATCGTCACGACCGTGGTCACCGGCGCTGCGCCGCACCACCTCATCGCAGACGCGGGCATCATCTCGCATCGCCGCACCCGCGCCGGTGACATGTACGAGCAGCGCCCCAGCGGCGTGGGTCTCGGTATGCCCGCCATCGGACGGCCGGCGCCTTCCGTCGAACCCGTCGGGTGCAGCCGATGACCGACGACGAGCACTCAGGTGAGTTCGACGCCTTCCGCTCCGATATCGAAGACGCCGAGCGCCGCATTGCGCGTGAGATCGACCCCGGCGTAAGAGGTTTCATCGTCGCGATCCTGGTGTTCGTGCTGCTGGGCTCGTTCATGCTGCCGCACACCGGTAACGTCCGCGGATGGGATGTGCTCTTCGCCAGCCACGGCGCGGCGGCTGCCGCCCTGGCGTTGCCGTCGCGGGTATTCGGCTGGCTCACACTGGTGTTCGGTGTCGGTTTCTCGATGCTGGCGTTGGTGACCCGGCGATGGGCGTTGGCTTGGGTAGCGCTGGCGGGCTCGGCGGTCGCCAGCGCGGTCGGTCTGCTGGCGGTCTGGTCGCGGCAAACCGTGGCAGCAGGTCACCCGGGACCTGGTGTGGGACTGATCATTTCGTGGATCACCGTAATCGTTTTGACGTTCCACTGGGCACGCGTGGTGTGGTCGCGCACCATCGTTCAGCTCGCCGCCGAGGAACAGCGCCGCCGCGCCGCTGCGCGCCAGCAATCCAAAACGCTGCTGGACAGCCTGGACAACCACGACGAGAACAAACCGCCGGACGCCGGTCGCGAGCAACCCTAAGGCTTGCGGGTCAGCGCGTCGGCGGCTGCCTCAGCCCACTGCCGCCACTGTTCGGCGCTCGCTTTCGCCTCGTCGGCTTCCTTGGTGCGCCCTGCGGCCTCGGCCTTTTGGGCCTGGCGTTCCAATTGCTCAGCGCGGGCGCGGAATTGCTCAGCGCGCGCCTGCGCCTGGGGATCGGCCCAGCCCGAATCGGCAGCGTCGCGCACCTTCTTCTCCACCGCCCGCAGCCGCCGCTCCAACTCGGCGGACCGCTCCCGCGGCACCCTGCCGATCGCATCCCACCGCTCGGTGATCGACCGCAGCGCGGCCCTGGCGGCGTCGGGGTTGCTGGTGTCCACCTTTTCGGCCTCGGCCAGCAGCGATTCTTTGGCGTCGGCGTTGGCGCGCAGTTCGGCGTCCCGCTCGGCGGTGGCGGCGTTGCGCGCCTTGAAGAACGTGTCCTGGGCGGCTTTGAAGCGGCGCCACAGCGTATCGTCGACATCGCGCGCGGCTCGTCCCGCCGCCTTCCATTCCGTCAGCAGCTTGCGGAATTCGGCGCTGGTGGCGCCCCAATCCGTCGACTCGGCGAGTTCTTCGGCGCGCTGGCAGAGCCGCTCCTTGGCCTCGCGGGCCGCGGACCGTTCTCGGTCCAGCTCAGCGAAGTGGGCTCCGCGCCGGCGGTTGAACGTCTCGCGTGCGGCGGCATACCGCTTCCACAGCGCGTCGTCGGTTTTACGGTCCAGCCCGGTGATCGTCTTCCATTCCTCGAGGATCGCCCGCAGCCGGTCGCCCGCGGCTTTCCACTGCGTCGAGTTGGCGGCCAGCTCTTCGGCTTCCGCCGCCAGCGCCTCTTTGCGCGCAGTCTGCGCGGCGCGATGCTCCTCGCGGCGCACGCGCTCGGCGGCGGCGGTGGCCTCGGCTTGCTCGCGGATGGTCGACAGCCGGGCCGCCAGCGCGTCGACGTCGCCGAGCACATTCGCTGTGGGCAACGACTCGGCGAGGGCCGCCGCCGTGGCTTTGATCTTGCGGGCATCACCGGTGCCGGATGCCAGCCGTTCCTCCAGCAATGCGACTTCGGTGCTCAGGTCGTCGAAGCGCCGGCCGAAATGAGCGAACGCGGCTTCGGTGTCGCCGGCCTGCCAGGAACCGATGATGCGCTCGCCCCTGGCGGTGACCAGCCACACGGTGCCGTCGTCGTCGACACGGCCGAACCGGCGTGGATCGCTGACGGGCGTTACCGGGGCGGGGTGCGGGGAGGGTCGGGGTGTCGGTCGGGGGCCGGGACGCGGGCCCGGGCGAGGAACCGGACGGGGCGATTCGTTGCTGCGGGGCTCTTCAGCCGTCATGCGCTACCGTCACCACCCTTCGCGCGGAGTCCTCCGCGCACTTGCCGCGCATCGCGGCGCCATCAGCTACAACCTCGGGAAGGGTACTGCTGACCGGTCCCAACTTTATTGAAGCAGCTTGACGCGCAGCGCGCGCGCACGATTGGTTGCCCGTCCGCCGGTGTGGTGTCCAGTCCAGCCGGCTGTTGTGGGACAGATGTGACACGCGATATCGATGTCGTTCCGCTGCAGCGGCGTCGCGCGCACAATGGAGTCTTCGCGAATCGGTAGGTGAACGGCAAGGAAACGCGGGCGGCCTCGAGCCGCGACAAGTTAAGGGGGTCACCCATCGCGAAGGTGGATATCGCGGCGCTGCTTGCCCTGATCGCGGCCCTGATATCCGGGGCGGGGGATGTGGTTCGCCAGCGGTCTGCGCGGGAGATCACCGACGAACCGGTGGGGCATTGGGAGCTGTTCCGCATGTCGCTGCGCGACGGTCGCTGGTGGTTGGGCGGCGTGGCGGCAGTGGCCAGTTTCGGCTTGCAAGCTGTGGCGTTAGGGCTGGGTTCGGTGGTGTTAGTGCAGGCGCTGCAGGTGACCGCGCTGCTGTTCGCATTGCCGATCAATGCTCGGCTGACCGGCTACCGGGTCACCCGCTGGGAGTGGCTGTGGGCGGCGTTGGTGGCCGGTGCGGTCGCGGTCTTCGTCATCGTCGGTGATCCGACCGCCGGTGTGCAGCGGGGGTCGGCCGATACGTGGACCGTGGTGGCCGCGGTGATGGCGCCGGTCTTGGTGCTGTGTGTGCTGGGGGCGCGGATCTGCTCGGGAGCGGTGGCCGCGGTATTGCTGGCCGTGGTCTCGGCGTCGGCGTGGGCGCTGTTCGCGGTGTTGACCAAGGGCATCGTCGAGGTGCTCGAACGGGGTTTGGGAGCGGTGCTGCGCGCGCCGGAGCTGTATGCCTGGCTGCTGGCGGCCCTGGTCGGCACGGTGTTTCAGCAGTCGTCCTTCCGGGCCAGCGCACTGACCGCCTCGTTGCCGACGATGACGGTGACGGAGCCGGTCGTGGCCTCTGTCCTCGGCGTCGTTGTGCTCGGCGAAACCTTGCAGACCCCCGGACCTGAGATGGTGGTGCTGATAGCGGCGGTGCTCGTGATAATCGCGGCGACCACGGCCCTGGCCCGCGGCGAGGCCGCCACGATGGCCGCCGGCGCCGAAGTGCATCCGGCGCCGTCGTGGGACGGCGGGTTGACAGCGGCTCGTTTCGGCCTCGCGACGGCAGTTGCCGAGAGTGGCGAGCGCAATAGAGTGTTTCTGGGCCGGTCGGGGAACAGTAGATGAACAGTCAGTAAGCGTGACGGCTTCCGGGCCGGACGTCGGCGAGGAGGTCACCCATGTCGAACACCGATATTGCGACGCTGCTCGCCTTATGCGCTGCGTTGGCAGCCGCGATCGGCAGTGTGGTGCGTCAGCGGTGCGCGCAGGTGATCACCGACAAACCCGTGGGCCACTTGACGTTGTTCGGCATGTTGGTTCGCGACATCCGTTGGTGGCTGGGCGGATTGGGGGACATCGCCAGCTACTGCCTAATTGCCGCGGCGCTGGACAAAGGCTCGGTCATGCTGGTCACGGCCCTGCAGGTGACAGTCATTCTGTTCGCGCTACCGATCTATGCGTGGGTGACCGGTCACCGGATAACCGGCCGGGAGTGGATGTGGGCGGTATTGCTGGCGGCGGCGTTGGCGGTAGTCGTCGCGGTCGGGGATCCGACGGCCGGCTACTCCCACGGCTCGGCGGCAGCCTGGCTCGTGGTCGCACTTGTGATGGGGCCGGCGTTGGCGTTGTGTGTGGTGGGCGCACAGATCTGGTCGGATCGCCCGGCCTCCGCGGTACTGCTTGCGGTGGTGTCGGGTTCATCGTTGGCGTTGTTCGCGGTGCTGACCAAGGGCATCGTCGATCGGCTTGAACACGGCGCTGGTGAGCTGCTGCGAACACCGGAGCTGTACGCCTGGGTGCTCGCGGCGCTGGTCGCAATGATCTTTCAGCAGTCGGCGTTTCGCGCCGGTGCCCTGACTGCGTCACTGCCGACGATTACCGTGGCAAAGCCCATAGTGGCCACGGTGCTCGGAGTCACCGTGCTGGGCGAGACGTTGCGCGCCGACGGCGTCGAGTGGGTGGTGCTCATCGCGGCCGCGGTTCTGGTGTTGGTCGCGACGGTGGCTCTGGCTCGCGGTGAGGCTGCCACTATGGCGGCGGGCGCGGGGCGCGACGTGCTAGCCGGAGACGAGCCAAAGGCCTCGCCGGAACACCTGAGCGGCTGACGGTTTCCCGGCGCGCCGCACGTCGTTGCCCAGCGCCGCAGCATGTTCATGCCACAGTTGGTATGCCGAGAGATTGTCGGTGGGGAGGTCAGCATGCCGAAGGCGGATATTGCGGCGCTACTGGCCTTGAGCGCTGCGGTGTTCATCGCGATCGGCAACGTGATCCATCAGCGCGCCGCGCGACAGGTCACCGACAAACCGGTCGGTCATGTGGGGTTGTTCGCAAGGCTGCTGCGCTACCCATGGTGGTGGGTGGGAAGTCTGGTCGGCGCCGTCGGCTTCGGCTTGCAGGCCGCGGCTTTGGGCTTGGGATCGGTGCTGTTGGTGCAGGCATTGCTGGTGACGGCGCTGCTGTTCGCCTTGCCGATCAACGCCCGAGTGAATCACCGCAGGATGACCAAACGTGAGTGGATATGGGCGGCGTTGTTGGCCGGTGCGGTCGCGATCGTCGTAACCATCGGGCATCCGTCGGCCGGTCACGCGCGGGCCTCGATAGCTACCTGGGCGATCACCCTTTTGATCATCGGCCCGGCGTTGGTGGCGTGCTTGGTGGCTGCGCGCAGGCGCTCCGGTCCGATAGTCGCGGTGCTCCTGGCAATCGCCTCCGCTTTATCGTGGGCGCTGTTTGCGGTGCTGACCAAAGGGGTCATGGGGGCGCTGGGCGGTGGCGTGGGAGCGCTGCTACGGGCGCCGGAGTTCTACGGCTGGCTGTTGGCCGGGTTGGGTGCGACGGTGTGGCAGCAGTCGTCGTTTCGCGCTGGCGCGCTGACCGCATCGCTGCCGACATTGACCGTCTGCCAGCCGCTGCTGGGTTCGGTGCTCGGCATCGCGATGCTCGGCGAAGTGCTGCGTCCGGGCCAGGCGGGCTGGTCGACCTTGGCAGTCGCGGTGGTGGTGATGCTTGCCGCGACGGTGGCCCTGGCCCGCGACGAGGCGGCCACGGTGGCACTCGACCGCAGCGACGACATGGCGGCCACCCGCCAACCCGCAATGTCGCCAGGACGTTAGTTTTGGTGGCGTGCTGGGCGCCATTGCGATCATTCCGTCCGCGCCTGTGCTGGTCCCGCAACTGGCCGGAGCAGCCGCCGCCGAGATAGCCGACTTGCGCGAGGCGGTGATGGCCGCTGCCGCCTCGCTGCCGCCGCGTTGGATTGCTGTGGGTGCCGGGCCGATTGACCGCGTGGTCGGGCCCGACAACATCGGTACTTTTGGGGGCTTCGGCGTCGAGCTGCCCGTGCGGCTGGCGCCCAAAGCTGACCGACAACCCGGGAACCTGCCGCTGTGTGCCCTGATGACCGCGTGGGTGCGTGAGCAGGCCCAGCCCGAGGCGTCGGCCGAGGTGCGGGTCTACGCCGCCGGCCACCACGTCGACGCTGCGTTGGACCGAGGCCGGCAACTGCGCGCCGAGATCGACCAAATCGCCGAGCCCATCGGGGTGCTGATCGTGGCCGACGGCGCGAACACCCTGACCGCCGCCGCGCCCGGTGGCTACCAGCCGAGCGACGTCGACGTTCAACGCGCCTTGGACGACGCGCTGGCGTGCGGTGATCTGGCTGCCTTGGCCCGGCTGCCGGACCAGGTCGTCGGGCGCCTGCCGTTGCAGGTGCTGGCCGGGCTCGCCGAGCCGGCGCCGCGATCGGCCAAGGAGCTCTACCGCGGAGCGCCCTACGGGGTGGGCTACTTCGCCGGCATCTGGCAGCCGTGACCCGACCGCTCGCGATCGTCGGGCCGACCGGCACCGGCAAGTCGCAGCTGGGGCTCGATGTCGCCGAGCGGCTCGGCGGCGAAATCGTCAACGCCGACGCCATGCAGCTCTACCGCGGCATGGACGTCGGCACCGCCAAACTGCCCGTCGCCGAGCGCCGCGGCATCCCGCATCACCAGCTCGACGTCCTGGACGTCACCGAGACCGCCACCGTCGCCCGCTACCAGCAGGCCGCGGCGGCCGACGTGGAAGCCATCATGGCCCGCGGCGCGGTGCCGGTCGTGGTCGGTGGGTCGATGCTTTACATCCAGTCGCTGCTCGACGACTGGGCGTTCCCGGCGACCGACGCTGCGGTGCGCGCCAAATGGGAGCAGCGGCTTGCGGAGGTCGGCGCGGCCAGGCTGCACGCCGAGCTGGCCAGCCACGACCCGGCCGCCGCGGAGTCGATTCTGCCCACCGACGGTCGGCGCATCGTGCGGGCGCTGGAAGTCGTCGAGCTCACCGGCCAACCGTTCAGTGCATCCGCACCGGCCATCGGCGCGCCCCACTGGGACACCGCCATCATCGGATTGGATTGCGACAGTTCGGTTCTCGATGAGCGGCTGGCCCGGCGCACCGACACCATGTTCGAGCAGGGTCTCGTCGACGAAGTGATCGGCTTGCTGGAGCAAGGCCTGCGCGACGGTGTCACCGCGTCGCGTGCGCTGGGCTACGCACAGGTGATCGCCGCCCTGGATGCCGGCGGAACACCGGAGTTGCTCGACGACGCCCGCCGGCAGACCTTCATCGGCACCCGCCGCTACGTGCGGCGACAGCGCTCGTGGTTTCGCCGCGACCACCGCATCCACTGGCTCGACGCTGCCGCGCCCCGCCTCGTCGACGCAGTGTTGGAGGTGTACCGAGACGTATCCTGAGCAAGTGATCTTCGCCAAAGGCCACGGCACGCAAAACGACTTCGTGCTGCTGCCCGACCTGGACGCGAAGCTGACGCTGACCCCCGCTGCGGTGTCCGCACTGTGCGACCGGCGCCGCGGGTTGGGCGCCGACGGGGTGCTGCGGGTCACGACCGCGGCAGCCGCGCAGAGCGCCGGTGTGCTCGACCGCCTGCCCGACGGTGTCGACGCCGGCGACTGGTACATGGACTACCGCAACGCCGACGGCTCCATGGCGCAGATGTGCGGCAACGGCGCGCGGGTGTTCACGCACTACCTGCGGGCCAGCGGGCTCGAGCATCGCGATGAGTTCGTCGTCGGGTCGCTGGCCGGGGCTCGACCGGTCGTCCTGCATCACGTCAGCCCCGTCACCGCCGACATCACCGTCGACATGGGCAAGGCCAACCGGCTCGGCGCGGGGGAGGCGGTGGTTGGTGGGCGGCGGTTCGCCGGCCTAGCGGTCGATGTCGGCAACCCGCATCTGGCGTGCGTGGATGACGAGTTCACGGCCGAGACGTTGGCGGCTCTGGACGTCGGCGCCCCGGTCAGCTTCGACCGCGCGCAGTTTCCGGATGGGGTCAACGTCGAAGTCCTCACCGCACCGGACGACGGCGCGGTCTGGATGCGGGTCCACGAGCGGGGTGTGGGCGAGACCCGCTCCTGCGGCACCGGAACCGTCGCCGCCGCGGTCGCGGCGCTGGCCCACAACGGTGCCGCCACCGGCACGCTGACCGTGCGGGTGCCCGGCGGCGAGGTCGTGGTCACGCTCACCGAGGCCACCAGCTACCTGCGCGGGCCGTCGGAGTTGGTCGCTCACGGCGAACTGAGTGAGGAATGGTGGCGCGGGCAGCAGCGTTAATTCGGATGCGCGTCGCCGATTCGGCGTGCACCATCTCTAATTGCCTATGACATATCCCGAAGCTCCCCGTCACCCCCCTGCTGAGCCCAGCACGGGCGAGTTGGCGCTCGACGACCGCTCGGCGCTGCGCCGGGTCGCCGGACTGTCGACCGAACTTGCCGACATCTCCGAGGTCGAATACCGGCAGCTACGGCTGGAACGCGTCGTGCTCGTCGGCGTGTGGACCGAGGGCAGCGCCGCCGACGCCCAGGCCAGCCTGGCCGAGTTGGCGGCACTGGCTGAAACCGCCGGCTCGCAGGTCCTCGAAGGACTCATCCAGCGCCGCGACAAGCCCGACCCGTCGACCTACATCGGCTCCGGCAAGGCGCAGGAGCTTCGCGA encodes:
- a CDS encoding Rv2732c family membrane protein, whose product is MTDDEHSGEFDAFRSDIEDAERRIAREIDPGVRGFIVAILVFVLLGSFMLPHTGNVRGWDVLFASHGAAAAALALPSRVFGWLTLVFGVGFSMLALVTRRWALAWVALAGSAVASAVGLLAVWSRQTVAAGHPGPGVGLIISWITVIVLTFHWARVVWSRTIVQLAAEEQRRRAAARQQSKTLLDSLDNHDENKPPDAGREQP
- a CDS encoding DUF349 domain-containing protein; protein product: MTAEEPRSNESPRPVPRPGPRPGPRPTPRPSPHPAPVTPVSDPRRFGRVDDDGTVWLVTARGERIIGSWQAGDTEAAFAHFGRRFDDLSTEVALLEERLASGTGDARKIKATAAALAESLPTANVLGDVDALAARLSTIREQAEATAAAERVRREEHRAAQTARKEALAAEAEELAANSTQWKAAGDRLRAILEEWKTITGLDRKTDDALWKRYAAARETFNRRRGAHFAELDRERSAAREAKERLCQRAEELAESTDWGATSAEFRKLLTEWKAAGRAARDVDDTLWRRFKAAQDTFFKARNAATAERDAELRANADAKESLLAEAEKVDTSNPDAARAALRSITERWDAIGRVPRERSAELERRLRAVEKKVRDAADSGWADPQAQARAEQFRARAEQLERQAQKAEAAGRTKEADEAKASAEQWRQWAEAAADALTRKP
- a CDS encoding DMT family transporter — translated: MAKVDIAALLALIAALISGAGDVVRQRSAREITDEPVGHWELFRMSLRDGRWWLGGVAAVASFGLQAVALGLGSVVLVQALQVTALLFALPINARLTGYRVTRWEWLWAALVAGAVAVFVIVGDPTAGVQRGSADTWTVVAAVMAPVLVLCVLGARICSGAVAAVLLAVVSASAWALFAVLTKGIVEVLERGLGAVLRAPELYAWLLAALVGTVFQQSSFRASALTASLPTMTVTEPVVASVLGVVVLGETLQTPGPEMVVLIAAVLVIIAATTALARGEAATMAAGAEVHPAPSWDGGLTAARFGLATAVAESGERNRVFLGRSGNSR
- a CDS encoding DMT family transporter — its product is MSNTDIATLLALCAALAAAIGSVVRQRCAQVITDKPVGHLTLFGMLVRDIRWWLGGLGDIASYCLIAAALDKGSVMLVTALQVTVILFALPIYAWVTGHRITGREWMWAVLLAAALAVVVAVGDPTAGYSHGSAAAWLVVALVMGPALALCVVGAQIWSDRPASAVLLAVVSGSSLALFAVLTKGIVDRLEHGAGELLRTPELYAWVLAALVAMIFQQSAFRAGALTASLPTITVAKPIVATVLGVTVLGETLRADGVEWVVLIAAAVLVLVATVALARGEAATMAAGAGRDVLAGDEPKASPEHLSG
- a CDS encoding DMT family transporter produces the protein MPKADIAALLALSAAVFIAIGNVIHQRAARQVTDKPVGHVGLFARLLRYPWWWVGSLVGAVGFGLQAAALGLGSVLLVQALLVTALLFALPINARVNHRRMTKREWIWAALLAGAVAIVVTIGHPSAGHARASIATWAITLLIIGPALVACLVAARRRSGPIVAVLLAIASALSWALFAVLTKGVMGALGGGVGALLRAPEFYGWLLAGLGATVWQQSSFRAGALTASLPTLTVCQPLLGSVLGIAMLGEVLRPGQAGWSTLAVAVVVMLAATVALARDEAATVALDRSDDMAATRQPAMSPGR
- a CDS encoding class III extradiol ring-cleavage dioxygenase family protein, with protein sequence MLGAIAIIPSAPVLVPQLAGAAAAEIADLREAVMAAAASLPPRWIAVGAGPIDRVVGPDNIGTFGGFGVELPVRLAPKADRQPGNLPLCALMTAWVREQAQPEASAEVRVYAAGHHVDAALDRGRQLRAEIDQIAEPIGVLIVADGANTLTAAAPGGYQPSDVDVQRALDDALACGDLAALARLPDQVVGRLPLQVLAGLAEPAPRSAKELYRGAPYGVGYFAGIWQP
- the miaA gene encoding tRNA (adenosine(37)-N6)-dimethylallyltransferase MiaA translates to MAAVTRPLAIVGPTGTGKSQLGLDVAERLGGEIVNADAMQLYRGMDVGTAKLPVAERRGIPHHQLDVLDVTETATVARYQQAAAADVEAIMARGAVPVVVGGSMLYIQSLLDDWAFPATDAAVRAKWEQRLAEVGAARLHAELASHDPAAAESILPTDGRRIVRALEVVELTGQPFSASAPAIGAPHWDTAIIGLDCDSSVLDERLARRTDTMFEQGLVDEVIGLLEQGLRDGVTASRALGYAQVIAALDAGGTPELLDDARRQTFIGTRRYVRRQRSWFRRDHRIHWLDAAAPRLVDAVLEVYRDVS
- the dapF gene encoding diaminopimelate epimerase; this encodes MIFAKGHGTQNDFVLLPDLDAKLTLTPAAVSALCDRRRGLGADGVLRVTTAAAAQSAGVLDRLPDGVDAGDWYMDYRNADGSMAQMCGNGARVFTHYLRASGLEHRDEFVVGSLAGARPVVLHHVSPVTADITVDMGKANRLGAGEAVVGGRRFAGLAVDVGNPHLACVDDEFTAETLAALDVGAPVSFDRAQFPDGVNVEVLTAPDDGAVWMRVHERGVGETRSCGTGTVAAAVAALAHNGAATGTLTVRVPGGEVVVTLTEATSYLRGPSELVAHGELSEEWWRGQQR